From the Thermoflexus sp. genome, one window contains:
- the uvrC gene encoding excinuclease ABC subunit UvrC → MNLEEKLRALPARPGVYLFKNAHGEILYVGKAISLRQRVRSYFQNSADLSPRTRRMVQEIADLDFIVTDSELEALILEANLIKKHRPKYNVRLKDDKRYPYIRISVQDPYPKVTITRRIQNDGARYFGPYTSATAVYQMLDELRRIFPYLTCDRTITGQDRRACLYYDLKRCLGPCIGAVSQAEYRAMIDGLIRFLEGHTEEVVRDLESRMWAAAEALQFERAAQLRDRLRAIQQIMERQKVVSTVAADRDVIAIARADGEACVEVFFIRQGRLIGREYFVLEGLEEADLQEALAGFLKQFYQAAAEVPPEIVLPEHIEEAAIIEQWLRQRRGDAVTLMVPREGEAAELVRLATENAVETLNALRARWLADRHRQEAALRELAEALGLSAPPARIEGFDISNTQGTAVVGSMVVFVHGVPLKTHYRRFVVRTVQGRPDDYASMREVLTRRFRRWQEATSPQRLPGQKPDESFAALPDLLLVDGGKGQLGVALEVLEDFGLRERVPVAALAKEREELFLPGRSEGLLLQRHAPALFLIQRIRDEAHRFALSHHRSRRERLSLASLLEEIPGIGPKRRRALLERFGSLEAIREASVEALMEAGLPRGVAERLKAALG, encoded by the coding sequence ATGAATCTGGAGGAAAAGCTCCGCGCGCTGCCGGCGCGGCCGGGCGTTTATCTCTTCAAGAACGCCCACGGGGAGATCCTCTACGTGGGCAAGGCGATCTCCCTCCGCCAGCGGGTCCGCTCCTATTTCCAGAACAGCGCCGACCTCTCGCCTCGGACCCGGCGCATGGTCCAGGAGATCGCTGATCTGGATTTCATCGTGACCGACTCGGAGCTCGAGGCCCTGATCCTCGAAGCGAACCTCATCAAGAAGCACCGGCCGAAATACAACGTCCGATTGAAAGACGATAAGCGCTATCCCTATATCCGCATCTCCGTTCAGGATCCATACCCGAAGGTCACCATCACCCGGCGGATCCAGAACGACGGCGCCCGCTACTTCGGCCCATACACCTCGGCCACCGCGGTCTACCAAATGCTGGATGAGCTGCGGCGGATTTTCCCCTACCTGACCTGCGATCGGACCATCACCGGGCAGGACCGGCGGGCCTGCCTGTATTACGACTTGAAGCGATGCCTGGGTCCGTGCATCGGGGCGGTGAGCCAGGCGGAATACCGGGCGATGATCGATGGACTGATCCGCTTCCTGGAAGGCCATACCGAGGAAGTGGTCCGCGATCTGGAATCCCGGATGTGGGCAGCCGCGGAGGCCCTCCAGTTTGAGCGGGCCGCCCAGCTGCGGGACCGCCTGCGGGCGATCCAGCAGATTATGGAACGCCAGAAGGTGGTCTCCACGGTGGCCGCCGACCGGGATGTGATCGCCATCGCCCGGGCCGATGGCGAGGCGTGTGTGGAGGTCTTTTTCATCCGCCAGGGGCGGCTCATCGGGCGGGAGTACTTCGTCCTCGAGGGCCTGGAGGAAGCGGATTTACAGGAAGCTCTGGCCGGGTTCCTGAAACAGTTCTACCAGGCCGCCGCGGAGGTCCCTCCAGAGATCGTGCTGCCGGAACACATCGAGGAGGCCGCCATTATCGAGCAGTGGCTGCGCCAGCGGCGGGGCGACGCGGTGACCCTGATGGTGCCCCGGGAGGGAGAGGCCGCAGAGCTGGTGCGGCTGGCCACAGAGAACGCCGTGGAGACCCTGAATGCCCTGCGGGCGCGCTGGCTGGCGGACCGCCATCGCCAGGAGGCGGCCTTGCGGGAGCTGGCGGAGGCCCTGGGCCTCTCCGCCCCCCCGGCACGCATCGAGGGCTTCGACATCTCCAACACCCAGGGGACCGCGGTGGTGGGCAGCATGGTCGTCTTCGTCCACGGGGTCCCCCTCAAAACCCATTACCGCCGCTTCGTGGTGCGCACCGTGCAGGGACGGCCTGATGATTACGCCAGCATGCGGGAAGTCCTCACCCGCCGCTTCCGCCGCTGGCAGGAGGCGACTTCCCCCCAGCGGCTCCCGGGCCAGAAACCCGATGAAAGCTTCGCGGCGCTTCCGGATCTCCTGCTGGTAGACGGCGGGAAAGGCCAGCTGGGAGTCGCCCTGGAGGTCCTGGAGGACTTCGGGCTCCGGGAACGGGTCCCGGTGGCCGCCCTGGCCAAGGAGCGGGAGGAACTGTTCCTGCCCGGCCGCTCCGAGGGGTTGCTCCTGCAACGCCATGCGCCGGCCCTCTTCCTGATCCAGCGCATCCGGGACGAGGCCCATCGCTTCGCCCTGAGCCACCATCGGAGCCGCCGGGAGCGGCTCTCCCTGGCCTCCCTCCTGGAGGAGATCCCGGGCATCGGGCCGAAGCGCCGCCGGGCGCTGCTGGAGCGCTTCGGCTCCCTGGAGGCGATCCGTGAGGCTTCCGTGGAAGCCCTGATGGAGGCGGGGCTCCCGCGAGGCGTCGCCGAGCGATTGAAAGCGGCGCTGGGATAA
- the hemW gene encoding radical SAM family heme chaperone HemW — MEFPEALAVYIHIPFCRWRCSYCDFNIYAGMQRWFAPYIEALGKEIRRFGERAGRPLARTIYIGGGTPSLLPLPLLARLFEALHEAFRIPPGIEITMEANPRGLSVAYLEGVRQLGVNRISFGVQSAHPGELRLLRRDHTFEEACAHIAMARAAGFANLNVDLIYGLPGQPLHRWQETLEAVLALRPEHLSAYALIVEERTALHRWIREGRVPAPDPDRAAEMYEWTRDRLAEAGYRHYEISNWARPGHESRHNLVYWRYEPYIGFGAGAHSFIDGRRWMNVLHPKIYIHRIEAEESLIAEEEPLDPRTQMAEMIILGLRLVEEGVEDARFRARFGHGIVEVYGAVIEGLEELGLVQWNGARLRLTGRGLLLGNEVFWRFL, encoded by the coding sequence ATGGAATTCCCGGAAGCCCTGGCGGTTTACATTCATATCCCCTTCTGCCGCTGGCGCTGCAGCTACTGCGATTTCAACATCTACGCCGGCATGCAGCGCTGGTTTGCCCCTTACATCGAAGCCTTGGGGAAGGAAATCCGCCGCTTCGGCGAGCGGGCCGGGCGACCCCTCGCCCGCACGATTTACATCGGCGGGGGAACCCCTTCGTTGCTGCCCCTGCCGTTGCTGGCGCGCCTCTTCGAAGCCCTTCACGAAGCGTTCCGCATCCCCCCGGGGATCGAGATCACCATGGAGGCGAACCCCCGCGGCCTCTCCGTCGCTTACCTGGAAGGCGTGCGGCAGCTGGGGGTGAACCGGATCAGTTTCGGGGTGCAGAGCGCCCATCCCGGGGAGCTGCGCCTGCTGCGGCGCGATCACACGTTTGAGGAAGCCTGCGCCCACATCGCGATGGCCCGCGCCGCCGGGTTCGCCAACCTGAACGTGGATCTGATCTACGGCCTCCCGGGCCAGCCCCTCCATCGCTGGCAGGAAACCCTGGAGGCCGTCCTCGCGTTGCGCCCCGAGCACCTCTCCGCATACGCCCTGATCGTGGAGGAGCGCACGGCCCTCCATCGCTGGATCCGGGAAGGCCGGGTCCCGGCGCCGGATCCGGATCGAGCGGCGGAGATGTATGAATGGACGCGGGACCGTCTGGCGGAGGCCGGCTATCGCCATTACGAGATCTCCAACTGGGCCCGGCCGGGCCACGAGAGCCGCCACAACCTGGTTTACTGGCGCTATGAGCCCTACATCGGCTTCGGCGCCGGCGCCCACAGTTTCATCGACGGCCGTCGATGGATGAACGTCCTCCATCCGAAGATCTACATCCACCGGATCGAGGCGGAGGAGAGCCTCATTGCGGAGGAAGAGCCGCTGGATCCCCGCACCCAGATGGCTGAGATGATCATCCTGGGCCTCCGCCTGGTGGAGGAAGGGGTCGAGGACGCCCGCTTCCGCGCCCGCTTCGGCCATGGGATCGTGGAAGTCTATGGAGCGGTGATCGAGGGACTGGAGGAACTGGGGCTGGTTCAGTGGAATGGCGCCCGCCTGCGGCTGACCGGGCGAGGATTG